A portion of the Bacillus thuringiensis genome contains these proteins:
- the glcK gene encoding glucokinase codes for MEEKWLVGVDLGGTTIKLAFINVYGEILHKWEIPTNTGEQGKHITLDVAKAIDKKLEELGELKSKLIGIGMGAPGPVHVASGMIYEAVNLGWKNYPLKDLLEVETGLPVVIDNDANLAALGEMWKGAGEGAKDLICMTLGTGVGGGVIANGEIVHGVSGAAGEIGHITVVTENAFPCNCGKSGCLETVASATGIVRVAMQKIQETNKESMLRSMLAEEGRITSKDVFEALGQGDELAGEVVEKVASYLGLAVANLSSTLNPEKIVIGGGVSKAGDALLEPIQRYFEQYAFSRAVKSTKLAIATLGNDAGVIGGAWLVKKHKYEAKMI; via the coding sequence ATGGAAGAGAAATGGTTAGTTGGTGTTGACCTTGGTGGTACAACGATTAAATTAGCATTTATTAATGTATACGGTGAAATTTTACATAAGTGGGAAATCCCTACGAATACAGGTGAGCAAGGAAAACATATTACACTTGATGTTGCGAAAGCAATTGATAAAAAGCTAGAAGAATTAGGCGAATTGAAGAGCAAGTTAATTGGTATTGGTATGGGAGCTCCTGGTCCTGTACATGTGGCATCTGGAATGATTTATGAAGCGGTTAATTTAGGGTGGAAAAACTATCCGCTAAAAGATTTATTAGAAGTAGAAACAGGATTACCTGTTGTTATTGATAATGATGCAAACTTAGCAGCGCTTGGTGAAATGTGGAAAGGTGCTGGTGAAGGTGCAAAAGATTTAATCTGTATGACACTTGGTACAGGCGTTGGTGGTGGTGTAATCGCCAATGGTGAGATTGTACACGGCGTGAGTGGTGCTGCCGGTGAGATTGGACATATTACAGTAGTTACAGAAAATGCTTTCCCATGTAATTGCGGGAAGTCTGGTTGCTTAGAAACAGTAGCATCTGCGACAGGTATTGTACGTGTTGCTATGCAAAAAATACAAGAGACTAATAAAGAGAGCATGTTGCGTTCTATGTTAGCTGAAGAAGGACGTATTACATCAAAAGATGTCTTTGAAGCACTTGGACAAGGCGATGAATTAGCAGGCGAAGTAGTAGAAAAAGTAGCTTCTTATTTAGGATTAGCTGTAGCGAACCTTTCTAGTACGTTGAACCCAGAGAAAATTGTTATTGGTGGAGGCGTGTCTAAAGCTGGAGATGCGCTATTAGAACCAATTCAACGCTATTTCGAGCAATACGCTTTCTCACGTGCTGTAAAGAGCACGAAGTTAGCTATTGCAACACTTGGTAATGATGCAGGTGTTATCGGAGGAGCTTGGCTTGTAAAAAAGCACAAATACGAAGCGAAGATGATATAA
- the metI gene encoding cystathionine gamma-synthase/O-acetylhomoserine thiolyase: MSTIETKLAQIGNRSETTTGTVNPPVYFSTAYRHEGIGKSTGFDYSRTGNPTRDLLEQAIADLEYGEQGYACSSGMAAVLLVLSLFRSGDELIVSEDLYGGTYRLFSEHEKKWNVRCRYVNTQSIKQIEQAITTETKAIFIETPTNPLMQVTDIAAVATVAKRHGLLLIVDNTFYTPYIQQPLTEGADIVLHSATKYLGGHNDVLSGLVVAKGKELCEEIAHYHNASGAVLSPFDSWLLIRGMKTLALRMRQHEENAKAVVAYLNDEDGVTDVFYPGRGGMISFRLKDEAWINPFLQSLSLITFAESLGGVESLMTYPATQTHADIPEEIRTANGVCNRLLRFSVGIENSNDLIQDLKQAIKLVKEGVRI, encoded by the coding sequence ATGTCAACAATCGAAACAAAGCTAGCACAAATCGGCAATCGCAGTGAAACTACAACAGGAACGGTTAATCCACCAGTTTATTTCTCAACCGCTTATCGTCACGAAGGAATTGGTAAATCTACTGGCTTTGACTATTCACGAACTGGCAATCCAACTCGCGATCTTTTAGAACAGGCGATCGCAGACTTAGAATATGGCGAACAAGGTTATGCCTGTAGTTCAGGGATGGCAGCTGTTCTCCTCGTCCTTTCTCTATTCCGCTCTGGAGACGAACTTATTGTATCTGAAGATCTATACGGGGGAACGTATCGATTATTTTCTGAACATGAAAAAAAGTGGAATGTTCGATGTAGATACGTAAATACACAGTCTATTAAACAAATTGAGCAAGCTATCACAACTGAAACGAAGGCTATTTTCATAGAAACTCCAACTAATCCATTAATGCAAGTTACTGATATTGCTGCTGTCGCAACTGTAGCGAAAAGGCACGGACTACTTCTTATTGTAGACAACACATTCTACACACCTTATATACAGCAACCATTAACAGAAGGTGCCGACATTGTACTTCATAGCGCAACGAAATATTTAGGGGGGCATAACGATGTACTAAGCGGACTTGTCGTTGCAAAAGGAAAGGAACTTTGTGAGGAAATCGCCCATTATCATAATGCATCAGGTGCGGTCTTAAGCCCATTTGACTCATGGTTATTAATTCGCGGTATGAAAACGTTAGCGCTTCGCATGAGACAACATGAAGAAAATGCGAAAGCAGTTGTTGCGTATTTAAATGATGAAGACGGGGTGACAGATGTATTTTATCCAGGAAGAGGCGGCATGATTTCATTCCGCCTTAAAGATGAAGCTTGGATCAATCCATTCTTACAATCTTTATCCTTAATTACATTTGCCGAAAGTCTCGGTGGTGTAGAAAGTTTAATGACTTATCCAGCAACGCAGACACATGCTGATATTCCTGAAGAAATTAGAACAGCAAACGGTGTATGTAATCGTCTTCTTCGATTCTCCGTTGGCATTGAAAATAGTAACGATTTAATTCAAGACTTAAAGCAAGCCATTAAACTCGTAAAAGAAGGTGTAAGAATATGA
- the metC gene encoding cystathionine beta-lyase — MSYSIDTLLLHNQYKHDSQTGAVNVPIYNTSTFHQFDVDTFGKYDYSRSGNPTREALEDIIALLEGGTKGFAFASGIAAISTAFLLLSQGDHVLISEDVYGGTYRVITEVLSRYGVSHTFVDMTNLEEIKQNIKPNTKLFYVETPSNPLLKVTDIREVSKLAKSIGALTFVDNTFLTPLFQKPLELGADVVLHSATKFIAGHSDVTAGLAVVKDAELAQKLGFLQNAFGAILGPHDCSLVLRGLKTLHVRLEHSAKNANKIAHYLQEHVKVQNVYYPGLQTHLGFDIQQSQATSAGAVLSFTLQSEDALRQFLSKVKLPVFAVSLGAVESILSYPAKMSHAALSQEARDERGISNSLLRLSVGLENVDDLISDFENALSYVEEPVNA, encoded by the coding sequence ATGAGTTATTCTATAGATACACTCTTACTACACAACCAATATAAACATGACTCACAAACAGGCGCTGTGAACGTTCCTATTTATAACACATCAACTTTTCACCAGTTTGATGTAGATACGTTCGGAAAATATGACTATAGCAGGTCAGGAAATCCAACTCGTGAAGCTCTTGAAGATATCATCGCTTTATTAGAGGGCGGAACAAAGGGGTTCGCCTTTGCATCAGGCATTGCAGCGATTTCCACTGCATTTCTTCTTCTTTCACAAGGGGATCACGTTCTCATTTCAGAAGATGTATATGGAGGCACTTACCGAGTGATAACTGAAGTACTCTCCCGTTACGGTGTTTCACATACATTTGTTGATATGACCAATTTAGAAGAAATAAAACAAAACATTAAACCAAATACAAAGCTCTTTTATGTAGAAACACCTTCTAACCCACTTTTAAAAGTGACAGATATTCGCGAGGTTTCTAAACTCGCAAAATCTATTGGCGCTCTTACTTTTGTTGATAATACATTTTTGACACCACTATTCCAAAAACCACTTGAACTTGGAGCTGATGTCGTTCTTCATAGTGCTACAAAATTTATTGCTGGTCATAGTGATGTTACTGCCGGATTAGCAGTCGTAAAAGATGCAGAACTCGCTCAAAAGCTTGGATTTTTACAAAATGCATTCGGTGCTATTTTAGGGCCTCACGATTGTTCTCTCGTACTTCGCGGTCTAAAAACATTGCATGTACGCCTCGAGCATTCAGCTAAAAATGCCAATAAAATTGCACATTATTTACAAGAGCACGTTAAAGTACAAAATGTCTATTATCCGGGATTACAAACACATCTCGGATTTGATATTCAACAATCTCAAGCGACATCAGCTGGAGCAGTCTTATCATTTACTTTGCAATCAGAAGATGCACTCCGCCAATTTTTATCAAAAGTAAAATTACCTGTTTTTGCAGTTAGTTTAGGAGCTGTCGAGTCAATTCTTTCCTATCCAGCTAAAATGTCACATGCAGCACTGTCGCAAGAAGCTCGTGATGAAAGAGGAATCTCTAATTCATTACTTCGGTTATCAGTTGGTCTCGAAAATGTTGACGATTTAATATCCGATTTTGAAAATGCCCTTTCTTATGTAGAAGAACCTGTAAATGCATAG
- a CDS encoding ArsR/SmtB family transcription factor, which translates to MLETFQKELELYESNAELLKVLAHPVRLCIVKGLIERGPSNVSTMYTGLNMPQSTISQHLAKLKSAKIVSSERKGLEIYYKVENETIIQLVRVLLG; encoded by the coding sequence ATGTTAGAAACCTTTCAAAAAGAATTAGAACTATATGAAAGTAATGCAGAATTATTAAAAGTACTAGCTCATCCTGTTCGTTTATGTATCGTAAAAGGATTAATCGAGCGCGGTCCAAGCAACGTTTCTACAATGTATACTGGCTTAAACATGCCACAATCTACAATTTCACAGCATTTAGCAAAATTAAAAAGCGCTAAAATCGTTTCTAGTGAAAGAAAAGGTTTGGAAATTTATTACAAGGTAGAGAACGAAACAATAATTCAACTCGTTCGCGTATTATTAGGTTAG
- a CDS encoding MBL fold metallo-hydrolase: protein MKWIQMPLGPLQTNAYILMNDQKECIIFDPGHEGEKLVTYLQEEQLKPLAVLLTHAHFDHIGAVDAVRDAFHIPVYVHKEEADWLGDATVNGSQIFMMNRSITAKPADHIIDAEGTLTIGSFNFEIFETPGHSPGSISYYSKEANAVFSGDVLFQMSIGRTDLPGGSFAELIGSIEEKLFVLPDETAVLCGHGPETSIGFEKENNPFLQ, encoded by the coding sequence ATGAAATGGATACAAATGCCGTTAGGCCCATTACAAACAAATGCTTATATTTTAATGAACGATCAAAAAGAGTGCATTATCTTTGACCCTGGTCACGAAGGTGAAAAGCTCGTTACATATTTACAAGAAGAACAATTAAAACCATTGGCTGTTTTATTAACGCATGCTCACTTTGATCATATCGGTGCTGTTGATGCGGTAAGAGACGCTTTTCATATTCCTGTATACGTACATAAAGAAGAAGCAGATTGGTTAGGAGATGCAACTGTAAACGGCTCTCAAATTTTTATGATGAACCGCAGTATTACAGCAAAACCAGCGGATCATATTATTGATGCAGAAGGTACATTAACAATTGGATCATTTAATTTTGAAATTTTTGAGACGCCAGGACATTCTCCTGGAAGTATTTCTTATTATAGTAAAGAGGCGAATGCTGTGTTCTCAGGAGATGTATTGTTCCAAATGAGCATTGGAAGAACAGATTTACCTGGTGGAAGTTTTGCTGAATTAATTGGAAGTATTGAAGAGAAATTATTTGTATTACCAGATGAAACAGCGGTGTTATGTGGACATGGTCCAGAAACAAGCATTGGTTTTGAAAAAGAAAATAATCCGTTTTTACAATAA
- a CDS encoding 5-formyltetrahydrofolate cyclo-ligase: MKEEKVRLRKQIIEHMNSLSEEQYTTLSEQIAFSLYAQKEWVEAKTIGITLSMENEVNTYPIIEKAWEEGKKVVVPKCNKGTRTMSFRKISDFDQLETVYMNLREPIPGLTEEVNVDEIDLQIVPGVAYTERGERIGYGGGYYDRYLVHYKGKTLSLAYDFQMVKHIPVEPFDKNIEKIITEKGTMLINELV, encoded by the coding sequence GTGAAAGAAGAGAAAGTGCGTTTGCGTAAACAAATAATAGAACACATGAATTCTTTATCAGAAGAACAATATACAACTTTATCAGAACAGATTGCATTTTCGTTGTATGCGCAAAAAGAGTGGGTTGAAGCTAAAACAATTGGAATTACTCTCTCAATGGAAAATGAAGTGAATACATATCCTATTATCGAAAAAGCTTGGGAAGAAGGAAAGAAAGTTGTAGTTCCTAAGTGTAATAAAGGAACAAGAACGATGTCCTTCCGGAAAATTAGTGATTTTGATCAATTAGAAACGGTGTATATGAACTTACGTGAACCGATTCCGGGACTTACGGAAGAAGTGAATGTGGATGAAATTGATCTTCAAATTGTGCCAGGCGTAGCTTATACAGAGCGAGGAGAGCGGATTGGATACGGCGGGGGCTATTATGATCGTTATCTCGTGCATTATAAAGGGAAAACGCTATCATTAGCATATGATTTTCAAATGGTAAAACACATTCCGGTAGAGCCATTTGATAAAAATATAGAAAAAATTATTACAGAAAAAGGAACAATGCTTATAAACGAGCTTGTATAG
- the rpmG gene encoding 50S ribosomal protein L33, with amino-acid sequence MRVNITLACTECGDRNYISKKNKRNNAERIELKKYCKRDKKSTLHRETK; translated from the coding sequence ATGCGTGTGAATATTACTCTAGCATGTACAGAATGCGGAGATCGTAACTATATCTCAAAGAAAAATAAACGTAACAACGCTGAGCGTATCGAGCTTAAAAAGTATTGCAAGCGTGACAAGAAGTCTACGTTACACCGTGAAACAAAGTAA
- a CDS encoding cysteine hydrolase family protein produces MDTCADILIVIDLQNGVCYGGEHLFDLQNLLTKVNKRISSYRKLNKPILFVQHCDDDLVPEKELWAIHTILDVQEQDFFVRKTHANSFYKTNLKEILDQLSVKRIEFCGAQTEYCMDATIKFAHGLGYENFMVQKTTSTLNNPFMSAKETIDFYENIWNTRFLTLLKDEF; encoded by the coding sequence ATGGATACTTGTGCAGATATTTTAATCGTTATCGATTTACAAAATGGCGTATGTTATGGCGGAGAGCATTTATTTGATTTACAGAACTTACTAACAAAAGTAAATAAAAGAATTTCTTCATACAGAAAATTAAATAAACCAATCCTTTTTGTTCAACATTGTGATGATGATTTAGTACCCGAGAAAGAACTTTGGGCTATTCATACCATTCTAGATGTTCAAGAACAAGATTTTTTTGTAAGAAAAACACATGCAAATTCATTTTATAAAACAAACTTAAAAGAAATTTTAGATCAATTATCTGTAAAGCGCATTGAATTTTGTGGTGCCCAAACAGAGTACTGTATGGATGCTACGATTAAGTTTGCCCACGGACTAGGATACGAAAACTTTATGGTACAGAAAACAACCTCTACGTTGAATAATCCTTTTATGTCCGCAAAAGAGACAATTGATTTTTACGAGAACATATGGAATACCAGATTTTTAACGTTGCTAAAAGATGAATTTTAG
- a CDS encoding YqgQ family protein → MVSIYDIQQLLKKFGTIIYTGDRIADLQLMQDELRELNQSQLIDPQDYQTALFLLKQEIQKELNKN, encoded by the coding sequence ATGGTATCTATTTATGATATTCAGCAATTGCTAAAGAAATTTGGTACGATTATTTATACGGGAGATCGAATTGCAGATTTACAATTAATGCAAGATGAATTGCGTGAATTAAATCAATCACAGTTAATCGATCCACAAGACTATCAAACAGCTTTATTTTTATTGAAGCAAGAAATTCAAAAAGAGCTAAATAAGAATTAG
- a CDS encoding class I SAM-dependent methyltransferase, whose amino-acid sequence MGMELILREWMGKEKDYSISYSTYMNLVLYTEDHGYYMKEREKIGRQGDFFTSSNVSSVFAKTFAKLFIRLVENGEVAPNICEVGGGTGKFAYDVLQEWKQLSPKTFIDLNYSMIEVSPFHRKLQQEHLGSFSNVSYYTSYSEMGDSFEGILFSNELFDAFPVEIIEKRNGMLYEVRITYTEEGKLSEVCRPLDKRIGRYLLKYNIHIAEGQRFEVPIVMEEYIKEIAKWFQKGICITVDYGYTKEEWMHPAHREGSLRGYYQHNLIRNPLAYPGEMDLTTHIHWDELKEMFSLQGMSAVWHKKQSEFLLAAGILEQLTNHQDTNPFSETQKQNRAVRSMILNGGVGSAFDVVIHTKDMQHLHLERYVTI is encoded by the coding sequence ATGGGAATGGAGCTCATTTTAAGAGAATGGATGGGGAAAGAAAAGGATTATTCAATTTCATATAGTACGTATATGAACCTTGTATTATATACAGAAGATCATGGATATTATATGAAAGAACGTGAAAAGATTGGAAGACAAGGGGATTTTTTTACAAGTAGCAACGTTTCCTCTGTTTTTGCAAAAACTTTTGCTAAACTTTTTATTCGTCTTGTTGAAAATGGTGAAGTTGCTCCGAATATTTGTGAGGTTGGCGGGGGAACAGGAAAGTTTGCCTATGATGTTTTACAAGAATGGAAGCAATTATCTCCAAAAACCTTTATTGATTTAAACTATTCAATGATTGAAGTGAGCCCTTTTCATAGAAAATTACAGCAGGAGCACCTTGGCTCATTTTCTAATGTATCGTACTATACGTCTTATAGTGAAATGGGAGATTCTTTCGAGGGAATTCTTTTTTCAAATGAGTTGTTTGATGCATTTCCTGTTGAAATAATTGAGAAAAGAAATGGTATGTTGTATGAAGTACGTATTACATATACAGAGGAAGGAAAACTTTCAGAAGTATGTAGGCCGTTAGATAAAAGAATTGGTCGCTATTTATTGAAATATAATATTCATATTGCTGAAGGGCAACGTTTTGAAGTACCAATTGTGATGGAGGAGTATATAAAAGAAATTGCGAAATGGTTTCAAAAAGGTATATGTATTACAGTTGATTACGGATACACAAAAGAAGAATGGATGCATCCAGCACACCGTGAAGGAAGTTTACGAGGTTATTATCAGCATAATCTAATACGTAACCCACTAGCGTATCCAGGTGAAATGGATCTTACTACTCATATTCATTGGGACGAGCTAAAGGAGATGTTTAGTCTGCAAGGAATGAGTGCAGTATGGCATAAGAAACAATCTGAGTTTTTGTTAGCGGCAGGAATATTAGAACAGCTTACGAATCATCAAGATACAAATCCTTTTTCTGAAACGCAAAAACAAAATCGAGCAGTTCGTTCTATGATTTTGAATGGAGGAGTAGGGAGTGCGTTTGATGTTGTTATACATACAAAAGATATGCAACATTTACATTTGGAGCGGTATGTAACAATATAA
- a CDS encoding DUF2759 domain-containing protein produces the protein MGLVIIFTLVTLLAVFATLRTLREKNFFASGFAIATVLVFGWFTIMTVLYNGYPPTA, from the coding sequence ATGGGCCTTGTTATTATTTTTACACTTGTCACTCTGTTAGCTGTATTTGCTACGCTTAGAACACTTCGTGAAAAAAACTTTTTCGCGAGCGGCTTTGCAATTGCAACTGTACTCGTTTTCGGATGGTTTACGATCATGACTGTTCTATATAACGGGTATCCACCAACAGCTTAA
- a CDS encoding bifunctional homocysteine S-methyltransferase/methylenetetrahydrofolate reductase has product MKLLDLLSKGIVIGDGAVGTLLHSHGLQSSFEELNVSDPDLIISIHKQYVAAGADVIQTNTYGANEAKLRMYGLENQVTEINRAAVKLAKASVTDRNAILGTIGGMKHIGAVTTTDMEREFMLLEQAGALLEEQVDGLLLETFYDEFELLHAVKVLRKQTNIPIVAQLALHEAGTTQNGNDVNEILKQLIDYGANVVGLNCQLGPLHMTEAFKMISIPQNGYLSAYPNAGLPNYVEGRYVYEGSPAYFEAMTPRFIEQGIRLLGGCCGTTPEHIQSMKRAVANVTPVIEKDTIQRPKVVHTHEKRSKAHVTLAEKAKKQTTVVVELDPPKTLDTQRFFEGARALKRAGADAITLADNSLASPRISNMAMGALLTKHDIPVLTHLTCRDHNVIGLQSHLLGLSALGMEEVLALTGDPARVGDFPGATSVYDLSSIELIKMIKEMNDGRSILGKSIGPATRFSVGGAFNPHVRHLKAAVKRMERKIGAGAEYFLTQPIYDIALIEEVYEATKHLEQPIFIGIMPLVSKRNADFLHFEVPGITLPEEIRERMDGHETKEAAIEEGIRISQELIDAAMKYFNGIYLITPFLKYEITEHLVKYVREKQEVKEGIN; this is encoded by the coding sequence GTGAAGTTACTAGATTTATTATCAAAAGGAATTGTAATAGGTGATGGTGCGGTTGGGACGTTATTGCATTCACATGGTTTGCAAAGTAGCTTTGAAGAATTGAATGTATCTGATCCAGACTTAATTATATCGATTCATAAACAATATGTAGCTGCTGGAGCAGATGTAATTCAAACGAATACGTATGGAGCAAATGAGGCGAAATTACGTATGTATGGCTTAGAAAATCAAGTTACAGAAATTAATAGAGCGGCAGTAAAGCTGGCGAAAGCATCTGTTACGGACAGAAATGCAATTTTAGGAACAATTGGTGGTATGAAACATATCGGAGCCGTTACAACGACTGATATGGAAAGGGAGTTTATGCTACTTGAACAGGCAGGGGCTTTACTAGAAGAACAAGTTGATGGATTACTATTAGAAACCTTTTACGATGAATTTGAATTACTGCATGCCGTTAAAGTATTGCGTAAGCAAACGAACATTCCAATTGTTGCTCAATTAGCGTTACATGAAGCAGGTACGACTCAAAATGGAAATGATGTCAATGAAATATTAAAGCAACTTATAGATTACGGTGCAAATGTTGTTGGATTGAATTGTCAACTAGGGCCGCTTCATATGACGGAGGCTTTCAAAATGATATCGATTCCGCAAAATGGCTATTTATCAGCATACCCAAATGCAGGTCTCCCGAATTATGTGGAGGGACGTTACGTATATGAGGGAAGCCCAGCTTATTTTGAGGCGATGACACCGAGATTTATTGAGCAAGGTATTCGGTTATTAGGTGGTTGTTGTGGTACGACTCCAGAACATATTCAAAGTATGAAGCGCGCTGTTGCGAATGTTACACCTGTAATAGAAAAAGACACTATTCAAAGGCCGAAAGTCGTTCATACGCATGAGAAACGTTCGAAGGCTCACGTCACTCTAGCAGAGAAAGCGAAAAAACAAACGACAGTTGTAGTGGAATTAGATCCACCGAAAACGTTAGATACACAGCGTTTTTTTGAAGGAGCAAGAGCGTTAAAAAGAGCGGGAGCAGATGCTATTACTCTAGCAGATAATTCATTAGCATCGCCTCGTATTTCTAATATGGCGATGGGTGCGTTATTAACGAAGCATGATATCCCGGTATTGACACATTTAACGTGTAGAGATCATAACGTCATTGGACTACAATCTCATTTGTTAGGTTTATCGGCGTTAGGGATGGAAGAAGTGTTAGCTTTGACTGGTGATCCAGCGCGCGTTGGTGATTTTCCCGGTGCAACTTCTGTATACGATTTGTCCTCTATTGAGCTCATTAAAATGATTAAAGAAATGAACGATGGACGTTCAATTTTAGGGAAATCAATTGGACCGGCGACAAGGTTTTCTGTAGGCGGCGCATTTAATCCTCACGTGAGGCACTTAAAAGCAGCGGTTAAGCGAATGGAACGAAAAATAGGTGCTGGAGCGGAATATTTTTTAACTCAGCCAATTTACGATATCGCCTTAATTGAAGAAGTGTATGAAGCGACAAAGCATTTGGAACAACCTATTTTTATTGGAATTATGCCGTTAGTAAGTAAGCGGAATGCAGATTTTCTTCATTTTGAGGTACCGGGTATTACTCTTCCTGAAGAAATAAGAGAGAGAATGGATGGACACGAAACGAAAGAGGCAGCAATTGAGGAAGGGATTCGCATTTCGCAAGAATTGATCGACGCAGCGATGAAATATTTTAATGGTATTTATCTTATTACACCATTTTTAAAATATGAAATTACAGAACATCTTGTTAAATATGTAAGAGAAAAGCAAGAAGTGAAAGAAGGTATTAATTGA